The genomic region agtaactcgaaacaggagttacaaaatgaacagagactagttgaggatgaggtgacgatgtgtgttggaagtgattccaaggtttatAAGGttaccatcgcatactccctctaccttcgggattagtgttgaacctaaataaatgttatttgatgtttgcattgagcatgaatatgattgtatcatgtttattgcaatacagttattaatttaagtcagagaataattgttgttctgtttacatgaataaaaccttctatggtcatacacccaatgtaaatggtttattgaatcacgatcgtagtaatacatatattcataatattgatgccaaaagatgtaaagttgataatgatagtgcaacatacttgtagcactgccgtttcggtcatattagtgtaaagcgcatgaagaaactccatgcagatggatcatttgatacttgagaaccatgcctcataggcaagatgactaaaactccgttctccggaacaagggAGCAAGCtgatgacttattggatataatacatatcgatgtatgcggtccgatgagtattgaagaatgcggcgggtatcgttattttctgaccttcatagatgatttgagtagctatgggtatgtctacttaatgaaacacaagtttgaaacatttgaaaagttcaaagtatttaagagtgaagtggagaatcatcataacaagaaaataaagtttctacgatctgatcacggaggcgaatatttgagttacgagtttggccttcatttaaaacaatgtgaaatagtttcacaactcacgccacctggaacaccacaacgtaatggtgtgtccaaacgtcataaccgtactttattggatatggtgcgttctatgatgtctcttaccgatttaccactatcattttggggttatgcattagagacagttgcattcacgttaaatacggcaccgtctaaatccgttgagacaacaccatatgaactgtggtttggcaagaaacctaagttctcgtttcttaaagtttggggatgcgacgcttagtcaaaaggcttcagcctgataagctcgaatctaaatcagagaaatgcgtcttcgtaggataccctaaggaaacaattgggtacaccttctaccacagatccgaaggcaagatctttgttgctaagaatgggtcctttctagaggagtttctctcaaaagaagtgagtgggaggaaagtagaacttgatgaggtagttgtaccttctcttaatttggaaagtagcacatccgagaaatccgttcccgtgatgcctacaccaattagagaggaagctaatgatgatgatgatgatcatgaaacttcagatcaagttactaccgaacctcgtaggtcaaccagagcatgatctgcaccagagtggtacggtaatcatgttctaggagtcatgttattagaccaaggcgaacctacgaactatgaagaagctatgatgggcccagattcctacaaatggcttgatgccatgaaatctgagataggatccatgtatgagaacaaaatgtggactttggtggacttgcccaatgattggcaagccatagagaataaatggatcttcaagaagaagactaacgctaatagtaatgttactgtctacaaaggtcgacttgtcgcgaaaggttttcgacaagtttaaggagttgactatgatgagactttctcacccatagcgatgcttaagtctgtccgaatcatgttagcaattgccgcattttataattatgaaatctggcaaatggacattaaaactgcattccttaatggatttcttaaagaagcattgtatatgatgcaaccagaagattttgtcgatcctaaaggtgctaacatagtgtgcaagctccagcgatccatctatggactggtgcaagcatctcggagttggaatatacgctttatgaggtgatcaaagcatatggttttatacagacttatggtgaagcttgtatttacaacaaagtgagtgggagctctgtagcatttctgatactatatgtggatgacatattgttggtcgtaaatgatatagaatttctggatagcataaaaggatacttgaataagaaattttcaatgaaagacctcggtgaagctgcttatatattgggcatcaagatctatagagatagattgagacgcttaataggactttcacaaagtatataccttggaattttttttgaagttcaaaatagactagtcaaagaaagggttcttgtctgtgttgcaaggtgtgaagttgagtaatactcaaaaccggaccacgacagaagatagagagagaatgaaagtcattccctatgcctcagccataggttctataaagtatgtcatgctgtgtaccagacctattgtgtaccttgccatgagtttggcaagggggtacaatagtgatccaggagtagatcactggacaacagtcacaattatccttaggtacctaaaaaggacgaaggaaatgtttctcggttatggaggtgacaaagagttcttcataaagggttacgtcgatgcaagctttgacactagtccggatgactctgagtctcaatctggatacatattgaaagtgggagcaattagctagagtagctctgtgcaaagcattgtagacatagaaatttccaaaatacatatggatttgaatgtggcagacccgttgactaaacctctctcacaagcaaaacatgatcacacattagtactctttgggcattaatcacatggcgatgtgaactagattattgactctagtaaaccctttgggtgttaatcacatggtgatgtgaactattggtgttaatcacatggcaatgtgaactggattattgactctagtgcaagtgggagactgaagaaaatatgccctagaggcaataataaagttgttattttatatttccttattcatgataaaggtttattattcatgctagaattgtattgatcggaaaccttaatacatgcgtgaatacataaacaaacactgtgtccctagtgagcctctactagactagcttgttgattgaagatggttaaggtttcctaaccattgacatgagttgtcatttgataatgggatcacatcattaggagaatgatgtgatggacaagacccatccattagcttagcataatgattgttcagttttattgatattgctttcttcatgtgaaatacacatttcttcaactatgagattatgcaactcccggataccggaggaatgccttatgtccTATCaagcatcacaacgtaactgggtgattataaagatggtctataggtatctccaaaggtatttgttgagttggcaaagaccgagattaggatttgtcgctctgagtatcggagaggtatctcggggccctctcggtaatacacatcataagcaaacgactaaggagttggtcacgaggtgatgtattatgggacgagtaaagagacttgtcggtaacgagattgaaccaggtatgaagataccgacgatcgaatctcgagcaagtaacataccgacagacaaagggaattacgtatgttgtcataacggttagaccgataaagatcttcatacaatatgtaggagccaatatgggcatccaggttccactattggttattgaccggagaggtgtctcggtcatgtctacatagttctcgaacccgtagggtccgcacgcttaacattcattgacgatatagtattatatgagttatgtgatttggtgaccgaatgttgttcgaagtcccggatgagatcacggacatgacgaggagtctcaaaatggtcgagagataaagattgatatataggacgatggtattcggacaccagaagtgtttcgaaGGGTACCAGGTACTTATGGGGTCactggaaaggagtttcgggcacccccggcaaagatatgggccttaagggccaagagagggaacacaccaacccacaaggggctggtgcacccctataCAGGCcggccctatgaggaggagaaggaaagagaggagggaaaggaaagtgtggagtaggactcccctttccttccctcccccctctttccttcccccttcttcttACAAGGAAAAgtggggcgcagggcaaggcagcagccctagggctgccgccaggtctcttggggcaccctaggggctgcctcctcccctcccacctatatatacatgggtagggggcgccacacaaggacacaCAACATTGTTTTAGCCGTGTGAGGCGCCtccgtccaccgtttactccctcggtcatattttcgtagtgcttaggcaaagccctagggagatcacttcaccgtcaccgtcaccacgccgatgtgttgccggaactcatctactacctcccgccttgctggatcaagaaggcggaggacgtcaccgagctgaatgtgtgcagaacgcggaggtgcagtGCGTtcagtactagatcggttggagcgcgaagaaagttcgactacatcaaccgcgttgtgaaacgcttccgcttacggtctatgagggtacgtaggcacactctttccctcattgctatgcatctctgtGGATAGAtctttgcgtgtgcgtagaatttttttttgttttccatgcaacgtttcctaaCAGCTCGATCTCGGGGCACactccggcgttgaatcgcaatcAAGAGAGCGGCCATtttcttctttggaaggactactttgacacaGACAGCCTGCTGTTTAAGCATCACCAATTCCAACAGTGTTTCCGTATGGCTAGGCATATTTTCAACCGTATTTGAGAGGGGATGGTCGGATACCATAACTATTTTGAGTGCAAGGAGGATGCTCTTTGAAAAATTGGCTTCTcatatcagaaatgcactgcagctatctggatgcttgcatacggagtgctcgattatctcattgatgagtacgtccgtatgagcgagtctacatgcatAGAGTCCACGTACAGGTTTTGCAAGGCTGCGATTgcagtgtttggccctgagtacttgagagagccgactgctGAAGATACAGTCGGCTTGTTGGCGAtcaatgccagcaggggcttccagGGATACTTAGCAGCATAAACTGCATGCActaggagtggaagaactgcccttctgcttggcaagggcagtataggggacatgtcagggcttgcactatcatacttgaggttgtggcctcacaagatctctggatctggcattctttctttggcatggccggatcgcacaatgatatcaacgtgcttcaacgctcaccggtgtttgcaaggcttgccgaaggcaacagcccgcCGGTCAATGTTAACATCAACGATCACAACTACAACAAAGGTTACTACCTAGGTGACGTAAATATCCTCAGTGAACcattattgtgaagacaatccccaaccctgtcggagagaagaggaaaagattttccCGAGAGGAAAAGAGTGTTAGGAAGGATGTCAGAGCGTGCATTTAGTGttctgcaatctcgatggggcgtCATTTGATATTCTGCTAGAACTTGGAACACCAAGAAGTTGTGGGGGGTGATGACTACTTGTGttatcatgcacaatatgatcgtagatgATTAGCGCCCGGAACGTATttacgatcaagggtttcagttttagggtgacaatgttgtgcctgagcatggaggacgAGCGACAACGTTTGCACaattcatcaatttcatcatcaaatgcgtgattgggaaactcacattcagctgcaagatgatttggttgagcatatgtgcgCTCATGTTGggaaccaatagatgtatcttttttcACAATGTATTTGAggcaattttttatattttttgacacagtacagacgcaagcgctcatacatacgtgcatacactcacccttatgaatacacacacgcacatcctacccctacGAGCACCTCCGAGagtatcatcttgagatttacgaagtcaccgtaggcgcctcgtcgtcgacgggaacgtctcctctcactgaaagcgcattgccggaaatcctgaaataaattcaggaataatgcgagcaccaggacttgaaccctggtgggctgcgGATACCACTATCCCTTTAACCATTTAACCATAGATTGGTTCGCAATTTAATTTTTATTTGGCTTGTAAACTATGCTATATTTATTTGCTTGTGAAACTAtgctttttttgtttgcttgtgaaaCTATGCAAAATGTGTGTATATTTATTGAAAATGGCGGCAAACCTGCCATGCAGGCAAATTTGAGTCGACACGTCGGACGCACAGCCGACCCAAATCATAAATAAGACGGACGCCGAGCGGGCAACCGACCTAAACGGATAAAATTGTCGTTCGTTTGGGTCGACACGTTGAAGTTGCTCTTAAAACCCTCACaaaagtctagcaacatgtgctcACGTGCTCAAGCAAAAGCGAGTGATTGCAACATGCAACACACGGGCAAAGATAGTACCCCATTATTCcatctatacagggcctaatgcgtctTTTATGTCTGTCTTTGACTATTAACAAAATTAATACTTCCTCCgttttttttagtctgcatataaaatttgatcaaagtcaaacttaATTAACTTtaactaagtttatagaaaaaataatATTTCACAataaaatcaatattgttagatgcatcatggaATTAATTTTCATAtcatatagctttagtattgtagatgttgatattctttttacaaagttgatcaaactttacaaagtttgactttgaccaaatcttaaaTGCGAACTAAAAAAACAAAGGGAGTAGTACATGAGATgtgtaatgtgaaaattatatcatttgaagctcctttcacatacgaatttgacggtatgctttgtgtaagttgcatgtcatatattattgtttTAACATTTGGTCAAAATTAATCTCGAAAAACGCATTAAGCTCTATATAGATAAAAAGGAGGCAGTACTCCTATTTTAAGAAAGCGAAGAACTTTCGGTTTCCTTCAACCTTTTTGCCTTGCTATCGTGAGGGGAAGAAATGTCATTAAGAGCAGACAGATCCCTACGGACTACGGCTCCTGTGCTGGCGGCGAGCTGTATACGCCGAGACGGTTTCTTTCGTTCTTTCCGAGACGGTTGGCAGTTGCTACAGCTGCTAACCACCGCAGCAAATCGTGGCCGCTCTTGACCTCATCCTGTGGCCAGGCCAGGCCTACGTTGACCACTTTGACCATTAAATTCGCTCTCGACCGCCTACGAAGACGCATGCATCATCcctcagggcatgtacaatggttctatcttagcaatgccacgtaggatagatgatgaggtggaggagagagaactcataagaaaaggcttgtcttctcttatttaagagaagacaagaggtgatctcttagcacaatatgtctcaccatatttttaggaattactagttattgaagataaggctaagatatgacccattgtagacaaatttttttgtcatctctaaatcacatgcaagacttaagataagactatcttatcaaccattgtacatgccctcacTGACCCGCTCCAACGAACCCTCTCGCTCTCCGGATCTCGCCCCGTCACTGCCCGCGGGCCACGGGCGTCCCCCGCGCCCCACCTGGCAGGCAGAGGCATCggatccctccctccctccctccgcaCGCACGCCGCGCGGGCCGAGGTTCAGATTAGGATTAGGTAGTAGATGCTCGCTCGCATCTGAGGAATGGCGAAAAGCCAAATCGCTTTTCGGCTCATCACTCCCCCCCTGCCGCTCTGCTTGTCTTTTCCCCTCCGCTGCTGATGCCCtcgcgccagcccccgccgcccgatGCCTCCCcgcccccggccgccgccgccgccgccgccgtcgtcggggGCCTCGGAGCCCCCGCCCGCCACCGGCTTCCGGCCTCCGCGGTGGCCTCCGCCGCGGCCTCGGCCGCCGCGTCGGCGCTTCTCCTGGCGGCCTTCGCCCTCTTCGTCTGGCTGCGTCGCGGGAGGAAaaggcgggccgcggcggcggcgggcgcgaggGCGCAGCCCGCGCCCGCCCTGCTGCGGAGGCTGTCGTACCAGCAGCTGCGGCGCGCCACGGGCAGCTTCGCGGCCGGGAGCAAGCTCGGGCAGGGCGGATTCGGCCCCGTCTTCCGCGGCGCGCTGCCCAGGTCGGGCCAACCCGTGGCCGTCAAGGTCATGAACGCCGCCGGGTCCCTCCAGGGCGAGCGCGAGTTCCACAACGAGCTCTCCCTCGCCTCCCATCTCGTCGGCTCCGGCCACGCCTCCACgccctccatcctcctgccctTCGCCTACTCGCTCTCCGCGCACCCCTGCCGCCGCCGGATGATGCTCGTCTACGAGCTCATGCCCAACGGCTCGCTGCAGGACGCGCTGCTGGGGAAGAGGTGCCCCGAGCTGGTGTCCGAgtggccgcgccgcctcgccgtcgcccgcgaCGTGGCCGCCGCGCTCCATTACCTCCATTTCGTTGTGCATCCGCCGGTGATCCATGGGGATGTCAAGCCTAGCAATGTGTTGCTGGATAGCGAGCTCCGTGCTCGCCTCTCAGATTTCGGGCTCGCGCGGATCAagtctgaagaagaagatgagttagATAGCGGTGTACTTGGGGACAATGCGGTTGGAAATGGAAATCCAGGTGGTGGATGCCATGATGATGTATCAGTGGCCGGCGAGAGCATGACTGCTGTTGTAGTGAATGGGGAAGACGGTGCCACCAAATCTCCAGAGGATGATGAGGGGTTCACCACTGCCTCACATGCAGAGGCGGCATCAACTTCCGGATGCGATAAAACTAGTGTTGGTAGTGGATTCAATGGTCGAACCTGCAATGGTGGGGGTGCTGCAGCATCAGGAGCTAGGAGTGACTGGTGGTGGCGTCAAGATAATGCTGCCGgcactggtggtggtggtgtaaAGGATTATGTGATGGAATGGATTAGGTCGGAGATCAAGAAGGAGAGACCGAAGACCGATTGGATTTCCGGAGCATCTACAACCACCCCTACCACCTCAGCAGAAAAGAAGAAACCAAAGCGTAGGGCGCGGGAGTGGTGGCGTGAGGAGTATGCCGAGGAACTCACCAAGAAGCAAAAACGGCGGGCAATTGCTAAGTCAAAGAGTGATGCTGGCGTGATGACTGGCTTGCAGTGGTGGGAGAAGGATTGTGATTTAGAGGAGAAGGGACGTTCAAGGTGGAGGATGATGAAAAGCTGGAGTCGGAGGAGCAGCAATGGCAATGGCAATAGCACCATTGATTGGTGGGTTGACGGTGTAAGGAGTAGCAAAGATTGGGCTAGTACAGAATTTGTACCTAAGAGTGGTGGAGCAGTGAGCAGCACACCAAGCATGCGTGGCACAGTCTGTTATGTGGCTCCTGAGTATGGTGGCGGCGGGCCTCTATCAGAGAAATGCGATATGTACAGCTTCGGTGTTTTGTTGTTAGTTCTTATTTCTGGACGCCGCCCACTCCAAGTGACGGCCTCGCCCATGTCTGAGTTTGAGAAGGCGAGTCTGATTTCATGGGCGAGGCATCTCGCCCATGTTGGCCGCTTGCTTGATCTTGTGGACTCTGCACTCCTGGATGTTAACCGTGACCAGGCGCTGCTATGCATCACTGTCGCACTCCTGTGTATCCAGAGGTCGCCAACCCGTCGCCCGTCAAGCGAGGAGGTGCTTGAAATGCTCTCTGGTGAGGGTGAACCACCACATCTCCCTGTAGAATTCTCACCGTCGCCTCCTGGTGGGTTCCCTTTGAGATCCCGCAGGAAAGGCCGGTGAGAGTTTAGTTTGTTGGTTAGATGCAAATGGTAGTGTCAGTTATATTCTTATGCTTGTTTCTTCTTGTACACCACCCTGATTTATCTATTTAATTTATTGGAATCTTGTGATAGGAAAAACAGTGCCAGTTTCAAATTCAACGTTGATAAGAACATCGATTCCCAGTCTAACCATTTAATTGATTAATGTATTGAAATCTTGATGGATAAGCAGTCACAGTTTCTATTCAAGTCTGGGAAGAACCGTCTCCGTTAATCACATACACAGTCATAGTATTTCTAGCGATAGGATTATTGGAATACAATGCATGATACCAGCAAGACCCACTGGATGTTGTGAATTGGGGAGTTATCTCTCTGTGCTGGTAGACTGGGAAGCATCTTGCTTTTTGGACATGCTTTCCATGAAAGTATTCTGCTGTGGTTTGAGAGCAAACAGGCGTGCCCCACTTTGTGTGATGGGTTCAACCTTTCTATGTTCGCAGATCCCTTTCATTTCTTTTTGTACTGAGATGGCACCATAACTTTTCTCGAGCTAGTATATTCTTTGTTGCTGGCTTGCTGCAAACCAGTTTATACTTTAGAATATAAGGCACATGTAGGCCACTGTGATATCCAAAAAAGTGCATTCCTGCGGTCTCTCCATTGTGGGCATAGTTTGGTACTGTACAGCAAAGCAATAGTTTAGGCTGTCTGGACCTGGTAATTTCCATTGTTTGAGGTCAGCACTTGTAGAATACATACATATTATGTGCCTTGTACATGTAAATACTCTCTTTCTTTGAATTCTAAAATAAATGTTTGATACAAAGTCTGTTGAAACTGTGTTAGCTGATATGTAAATCCAACTTTATGGCTAATTCGATCCCTTCTGaagttttttttttcctttcgttCTCTATTTGTTCAGTCTGTGCTGATGGCTGGCTCTAAATGTAAGTCGACTAAGAAACCAAAACactaagggctcctttgattcaaaggaattgcataggatttttggaggatttggacccttaggaatttttcctgtgatgctcgtttgattcgtaggattgacaTCCTTAGGAATTTTCCCATAGGATCCATTTGTACTACATTCTGGAGGAAtatttccatccactcaaacctctttgtagaattcctttgtttttcctgcgcTATCAAACATTCTTTCAAATCCTGTAGGATACTATAAGACATGGCATCCTATTCCTTCATTTTGACAAtactgcgaatcaaagaggccctaaacaGTTTTTAAGGTCTCAAGTTTTAGACCTTGTTGTACAAAAACTTGGTCCATGAAATAAGGGCTGCTGATGTTTCTATGCCAACTCTTGACGTTGGGAGTTTCGACAAGCTGACAGTGTTGCTACCATGCAGTACAATATTAGTAGTGCATTGTATGCCTAATATCTTGATTATGTTTGGATGTAAGTGGAATCCACAGAACTGGTGGTAACTGACTTGACGAACTCATCCACTCATAGTGGAAGTTTGGAACTCCTACCTTTTTTTCGAACCGGGCTGACCACCTTTCCATTACCAAGAACGGAAATACATCAGTTCGAGGAAGAACAGGAGAAGGGAAAGGAAGAAAGCGAGTTCGACGCATTACCAGGAAACCCACTACAGACACCTTTTGCTGGGCCAGTTTTAGGCCAACACGCTCCAGAGAATGAACATACGAATTCATGTACCTGACTTTACCCTTGCATCGTAGGACAAAATGATCAACGCGAAAATGTTATTGAAGTGTGAACTTCTTGTGCTGATTTCATATTGCACTTTTTAAATGGTTATTGCAGTACTGCTTCTTAAGATGTTGGATATTTATTGTCGCGATTCAAATCACGCAGGACAGGTCCTGAGAAAAGTGGGAAATAGAAAGATAAAACAATCAGTCAGTCTAGGCTGAACAACGTTACGTGCATTTAGATTACCTTTTCATTTATCATCATTAATTCATCATTTGATCTATGCATTTGTTCATCATTTGTTTGAACCTTCTTATAAAAGATATTTGTAATATACTGGAGGATGACAAATAATGAACTAATTCTTGTATGCTGCTGCTACCCAATGGACGAGTTAAGCAGTCAATATCACCTGGTCATGtaaaaaaaaatactccctccattcacaaatataaaatgttttggatatttcactatggactacatatggactgaaatgagtgaacaaacacactaaaacatgcTATATActacaaaaaagttagaacatcttatatttatgaatggagggagtagatgatcATGCATTTCGAGACTATCCAACAAATATACAGTCCAACAGTATACATGACGTCTTAAATCGTTGCCATGGATTCATATCTGACGGCCAACGTCATATAACTTGTGATAAAAAAAAGGCTACCATTAGATCCATATCTGAAACTTTAATATAAATAAATTGTAGTTAGTGATCATACGTCGTAAAAGATATAAATGGCCAAAATTTCAATTTTGAATACCAAGTCAACCATCCCGAATCCTTTTGTCATTACAAGCTGAAACAAAAGAATAGAGACAAGAATGGGCGGCCAGTTACAAGGACGTATTCAGCAGTTTTCGCAAGTATGACATGCAATGCTAAAAGGGTATGATGGCATATACAAGTGCGTTAACTGTTTGTTCATTGGTACTCCTTTCGAAGGTGAAGATAGCTGACGCCGTTGGTCTTGTGCGAATATGCATATTTCATGACAATGTCATGAAAATGTTTCTTGTCCTGCAGTACGAGAACAGAAAAAACATCAGTGTCAGCACACGTGACAATATATTGTCCAGAGTGTCATTGATAGCTTATATATAACATACATGTTCGAAGTAAGATGATTGATAGTATGGAGTATGAAAGG from Triticum aestivum cultivar Chinese Spring chromosome 4A, IWGSC CS RefSeq v2.1, whole genome shotgun sequence harbors:
- the LOC123085293 gene encoding receptor-like serine/threonine-protein kinase At2g45590 yields the protein MPSRQPPPPDASPPPAAAAAAAVVGGLGAPARHRLPASAVASAAASAAASALLLAAFALFVWLRRGRKRRAAAAAGARAQPAPALLRRLSYQQLRRATGSFAAGSKLGQGGFGPVFRGALPRSGQPVAVKVMNAAGSLQGEREFHNELSLASHLVGSGHASTPSILLPFAYSLSAHPCRRRMMLVYELMPNGSLQDALLGKRCPELVSEWPRRLAVARDVAAALHYLHFVVHPPVIHGDVKPSNVLLDSELRARLSDFGLARIKSEEEDELDSGVLGDNAVGNGNPGGGCHDDVSVAGESMTAVVVNGEDGATKSPEDDEGFTTASHAEAASTSGCDKTSVGSGFNGRTCNGGGAAASGARSDWWWRQDNAAGTGGGGVKDYVMEWIRSEIKKERPKTDWISGASTTTPTTSAEKKKPKRRAREWWREEYAEELTKKQKRRAIAKSKSDAGVMTGLQWWEKDCDLEEKGRSRWRMMKSWSRRSSNGNGNSTIDWWVDGVRSSKDWASTEFVPKSGGAVSSTPSMRGTVCYVAPEYGGGGPLSEKCDMYSFGVLLLVLISGRRPLQVTASPMSEFEKASLISWARHLAHVGRLLDLVDSALLDVNRDQALLCITVALLCIQRSPTRRPSSEEVLEMLSGEGEPPHLPVEFSPSPPGGFPLRSRRKGR